From one Microbulbifer sp. A4B17 genomic stretch:
- the speA gene encoding biosynthetic arginine decarboxylase: protein MKKQQVKDWTCEDSAELYGIRNWGAGYFDLNENGEISLQVDGPNGVTHSVSLMDIARGATERGLGMPLLLRIENLLEAQIARINESFARAIDDCGYGNVFRGVFPIKVNQQCQVIEEIASAGRRFNHGLEAGSKAELIAALSILDNTESLIVCNGYKDEEFINLGLQAQRLGVQVFFVVETPSEVETIIRCAEREQVRPNIGARVKLASKVGGYWNATSGDRSIFGLGSNDLIAMVDQLRNHDMLDCLKLLHYHLGSQVPNIRDIRTGVLEACRYYADLVEEGAPMGYLDLGGGLAVDYDGSKTNYTHSKNYSLDEYCVDVVEAIMGTLDSEGVAHPVIITESGRATVAYSSILLFDILDTTRFEPVELEHTKISEGDHQMLLNLQDAVRSITPKNLQESYNDALYYRDEVRSLYLHGQVSLRERANAENLFLQSAQDIRKLLDEAEEIPADLQALPEVLSDIYYANVSVFQSVPDIWAIDQVFPLLPIHRLDEAPTRSAIIADITCDCDGKIDRFIGREKEQKTLPLHELKDGEDYILGTFLIGAYQETLGDLHNLFGDTNVVSVRIQEDGSIDFSHEIHGDSISDVLSYVEYQPKALFERFRRLAERAVKQGLITAAQRKQILQTYTASMSGYTYFEK from the coding sequence ATGAAGAAGCAACAAGTAAAAGACTGGACTTGCGAAGATTCGGCCGAACTCTACGGCATCCGCAATTGGGGCGCCGGATATTTCGATTTGAACGAAAATGGTGAAATTTCACTGCAAGTCGACGGTCCCAACGGGGTAACACACAGTGTTTCGCTGATGGACATTGCCCGAGGCGCCACCGAGCGCGGCCTGGGTATGCCCCTGCTATTGCGTATTGAGAATTTACTCGAAGCGCAGATCGCCCGGATTAACGAATCCTTTGCTCGCGCTATCGATGACTGTGGCTACGGCAACGTTTTTCGCGGTGTGTTTCCCATCAAGGTAAACCAGCAATGCCAGGTGATCGAGGAGATTGCCAGTGCCGGCCGCCGCTTTAACCACGGCCTGGAGGCGGGCAGTAAAGCGGAGCTAATTGCTGCACTATCCATTCTGGATAACACTGAATCCCTGATCGTCTGTAACGGCTACAAGGACGAGGAATTTATCAACCTCGGCTTACAGGCCCAGCGCCTGGGTGTGCAGGTTTTCTTCGTCGTAGAAACCCCTTCGGAAGTGGAGACTATTATCCGTTGCGCCGAGCGCGAGCAGGTTCGCCCCAATATCGGCGCCCGGGTGAAGCTCGCTTCCAAAGTTGGCGGCTACTGGAACGCCACCAGCGGCGACCGCAGTATTTTCGGCCTGGGAAGTAACGACCTGATCGCGATGGTCGACCAGTTGCGCAACCACGATATGCTCGACTGCCTCAAGCTGCTGCATTATCACCTGGGCTCGCAGGTGCCAAATATCCGCGATATCCGCACCGGGGTCCTGGAAGCCTGCCGCTACTACGCCGATCTGGTGGAAGAAGGCGCACCCATGGGCTACCTGGACCTGGGTGGTGGTCTGGCGGTGGATTATGACGGCAGCAAGACCAATTACACCCACTCCAAGAATTACTCCCTGGATGAGTACTGTGTGGATGTAGTGGAAGCCATTATGGGCACCCTCGATAGCGAGGGCGTTGCACATCCGGTGATTATCACCGAATCCGGTCGCGCCACTGTGGCTTACTCCTCCATACTGCTGTTCGATATTCTCGACACCACCCGTTTTGAGCCGGTGGAACTGGAGCACACCAAGATCAGCGAGGGCGACCACCAGATGCTGCTCAACCTGCAGGACGCAGTGCGCAGTATCACCCCCAAAAACCTGCAAGAGAGTTACAACGACGCGCTCTACTACCGCGATGAAGTGCGCTCTCTGTATCTGCACGGCCAGGTGAGCCTGCGCGAACGCGCCAATGCGGAAAACCTGTTCCTGCAGAGCGCCCAGGATATTCGCAAATTACTCGATGAAGCCGAAGAGATTCCCGCAGACCTGCAAGCCCTGCCGGAGGTGCTGTCAGATATCTACTACGCCAATGTGAGCGTATTCCAATCGGTACCGGACATCTGGGCTATCGATCAGGTATTCCCACTGCTGCCGATCCACCGCCTGGACGAAGCCCCGACGCGCTCCGCCATCATCGCCGACATCACCTGTGACTGTGATGGTAAGATCGACCGCTTTATTGGCCGGGAAAAAGAGCAGAAAACCCTGCCTTTACACGAGCTAAAGGATGGCGAGGACTATATTCTCGGCACCTTCTTAATTGGCGCCTACCAGGAAACCCTGGGTGACCTGCACAACCTGTTTGGGGACACCAATGTCGTGAGTGTGCGCATCCAGGAAGACGGCAGCATAGACTTCAGCCACGAGATTCACGGTGACAGTATTTCTGACGTGTTAAGCTACGTGGAATACCAGCCCAAGGCGCTGTTTGAGCGCTTCCGCCGCCTGGCAGAACGCGCCGTCAAGCAGGGGTTGATTACCGCCGCCCAACGCAAACAGATTTTGCAAACCTATACCGCCAGCATGAGCGGTTACACCTACTTTGAAAAATAA
- a CDS encoding DUF6515 family protein, with protein MKHLTTAIAALSLLLIAAPALSESHRGHQRAMDDHHKYRRAEREQRHIKKQHDKHHDRQQEKKRRKQERKKEERRRERREERQHRREVRHAYKEGYNKGYNKGHRKGHRQGHRHEYRAAHRPVYRHGYHGHRPHYRPSHYGYGYRWRHLPRNFVNISIGAAGFYYSDGIFYRPASHGYVVAQAPHGAIVHSLPASALTVVVGGHNYYVAYDTYYLWDHSHRGYRVVPKPAYY; from the coding sequence ATGAAACACCTCACTACTGCTATCGCTGCCCTAAGCCTGCTACTGATCGCAGCACCTGCCTTGTCCGAATCACATCGCGGACACCAGCGCGCCATGGACGACCACCACAAATACAGAAGAGCTGAACGCGAACAGCGCCACATCAAAAAACAACACGACAAGCATCACGACCGCCAACAGGAAAAGAAACGTCGCAAGCAGGAGCGCAAAAAAGAAGAGCGCAGACGTGAACGCAGAGAGGAGCGCCAGCATCGCCGTGAAGTTCGCCACGCTTACAAAGAAGGCTACAACAAAGGCTATAACAAAGGACATCGAAAAGGCCACAGGCAGGGACACCGCCACGAATATCGGGCGGCACACAGACCAGTTTACCGCCACGGTTATCACGGCCACCGCCCCCACTACCGTCCCTCGCACTACGGTTATGGCTATCGCTGGCGTCACCTGCCGCGTAATTTCGTCAATATCAGCATTGGCGCAGCGGGCTTCTATTACAGCGATGGAATTTTTTATCGCCCAGCATCTCACGGCTACGTAGTAGCCCAGGCCCCCCACGGCGCTATCGTGCACAGCCTACCGGCCTCAGCACTGACCGTAGTAGTGGGTGGACACAACTACTACGTGGCTTATGACACCTACTACCTGTGGGATCACAGCCACCGCGGCTACCGGGTTGTCCCCAAGCCGGCCTATTACTGA
- the panC gene encoding pantoate--beta-alanine ligase, giving the protein MQVFHHVASLREALAQARKDGKTVGFVPTMGNLHDAHIELVKIAQQNCDLVVVSIFVNRLQFGLNEDWDKYPRTMEKDMARLREADCDFLFHPDESEIYPNGMDQQTRVVCPAMTDVLCGASRPGHFEGVTTVVAKLFNIVQPDKAIFGIKDFQQLAVIRRMVEDLCMPVEIVAAPVHREEDGLAMSSRNGYITAGERPKVAVLNQSLNWAKDEIVAGCRDFADLEKEARKRIEESGFRVDYFSICYSKDLQPAADDDKEITILGAMYTSAARLIDNVSLEL; this is encoded by the coding sequence ATGCAAGTCTTCCACCACGTAGCAAGCCTGCGCGAAGCGCTGGCCCAGGCCCGCAAAGACGGCAAGACTGTCGGCTTTGTGCCAACCATGGGTAACCTGCACGATGCCCATATAGAACTGGTCAAAATCGCCCAGCAAAACTGCGACCTGGTTGTGGTATCCATCTTCGTCAACCGCCTTCAATTTGGTTTGAATGAAGATTGGGATAAGTATCCGCGCACTATGGAAAAGGATATGGCCAGGCTGCGCGAAGCGGACTGTGACTTCCTGTTCCATCCGGATGAGAGTGAGATTTACCCCAACGGTATGGATCAGCAGACCCGCGTGGTTTGCCCGGCGATGACCGATGTACTGTGTGGCGCCAGCCGCCCCGGACACTTTGAAGGGGTCACCACCGTAGTGGCGAAGCTTTTCAATATTGTGCAACCAGATAAGGCAATTTTCGGGATCAAGGATTTCCAGCAACTGGCAGTGATTCGCCGTATGGTGGAAGACCTGTGTATGCCAGTGGAAATTGTGGCGGCACCGGTGCACCGCGAAGAAGATGGTTTGGCCATGAGCTCTCGTAATGGTTATATCACTGCGGGAGAGCGTCCCAAGGTCGCTGTGCTCAACCAGTCGTTGAACTGGGCCAAGGATGAAATTGTGGCGGGATGCCGGGACTTTGCCGACCTCGAGAAAGAGGCGCGCAAGCGAATTGAGGAGAGTGGCTTTCGGGTAGACTACTTCTCCATCTGCTACAGCAAGGATTTACAGCCGGCGGCAGATGATGACAAAGAAATCACGATCCTGGGGGCTATGTACACCAGTGCAGCGCGCCTGATTGACAATGTTTCCCTGGAACTCTGA
- the panD gene encoding aspartate 1-decarboxylase: MQIEMLKCKLHMAAVTQAELWYDGSCAIDEDLVELAGLREFEKIDIYNVSNGERFHTYVILAERGSGIISMNGAAARRVQVGDRIIIASYAQMTEGEADSHKPKLVYLDENNKVERSTNTIPVQLAEA, translated from the coding sequence ATGCAAATTGAAATGTTGAAGTGCAAGTTGCACATGGCCGCAGTGACTCAGGCCGAACTCTGGTATGACGGTTCCTGTGCAATTGATGAGGACCTGGTAGAGCTGGCTGGTCTGCGCGAATTCGAGAAAATCGATATTTACAATGTGAGCAATGGTGAGCGCTTCCACACCTATGTGATCCTCGCCGAGCGCGGTTCCGGTATTATCTCCATGAACGGCGCCGCTGCACGTAGAGTACAGGTGGGTGACCGCATTATTATCGCTTCCTATGCGCAGATGACAGAGGGCGAAGCCGATAGCCATAAGCCCAAGCTTGTCTACCTGGATGAGAACAACAAGGTAGAGCGCAGCACTAATACTATTCCAGTTCAGCTTGCCGAAGCCTGA
- a CDS encoding polysaccharide deacetylase family protein, protein MQCSVILLIIYLLAIPVANAKQLAITFDDAPRKADGYFDGPTRAKTLIENLEEYKVGKVAFFSNTQSFDKEGLERMHLYDKAGHIIGNHTHSHPNFLETGLSTYQTDFLQAHQLLQQFDNFKPYFRFPYLREGETVEKRDGIRGLLQENNYQNAYITLNNYDWYIEELFQTAVKDGKPVDMERLSNFYVDVLMASIKYYDDMAIKYLGRSPKHVILLHEMDISALFIGDLAERLRQEGWEIIPLKEAYRDPIAKYQLAQPIKYNPGRIGEIALAKGQKKNLWHYTLDESYLEKRFNQEVLLMSDR, encoded by the coding sequence ATGCAGTGTTCAGTCATATTATTGATAATTTACTTGTTGGCAATCCCAGTCGCTAACGCCAAACAACTGGCAATTACTTTCGATGATGCCCCCCGTAAAGCCGATGGTTATTTTGATGGACCAACCCGGGCCAAAACGTTAATTGAAAACTTAGAAGAATATAAAGTTGGCAAAGTAGCCTTCTTTTCCAATACTCAATCCTTCGATAAGGAAGGGTTGGAGCGGATGCACCTCTACGATAAGGCTGGGCATATTATTGGCAATCACACCCATAGCCATCCCAATTTTCTGGAAACAGGGCTATCCACTTATCAAACAGATTTTTTGCAGGCCCACCAGCTGCTTCAACAATTTGACAACTTTAAACCCTATTTTCGCTTTCCCTATCTGCGCGAGGGCGAAACTGTCGAAAAACGCGATGGTATCCGGGGTCTGTTACAAGAAAATAACTATCAAAACGCCTATATCACTTTAAATAACTACGACTGGTATATCGAAGAACTTTTCCAAACGGCAGTGAAAGATGGGAAACCAGTTGATATGGAAAGACTCTCCAACTTTTATGTCGACGTTCTTATGGCGAGTATTAAGTACTACGACGATATGGCAATTAAATATCTCGGGCGTTCCCCAAAGCACGTCATACTGTTGCATGAAATGGATATTTCAGCCCTGTTTATTGGTGATCTGGCTGAACGGCTGAGGCAGGAAGGCTGGGAGATAATTCCTTTAAAGGAGGCCTATCGGGACCCCATCGCCAAATACCAACTCGCCCAACCGATTAAATATAACCCTGGCAGAATCGGCGAAATCGCTCTCGCGAAAGGGCAAAAGAAAAATCTCTGGCACTACACCCTGGACGAGTCCTACCTGGAAAAGAGGTTTAATCAGGAAGTATTACTAATGTCAGATCGCTAA
- a CDS encoding DUF523 domain-containing protein: MAKILVSSCLLNCAVRYDGSSVEACSDDFEWLVDTQEIVSLCPEVAAGLPIPRVPAEICGANGTEVLDGTAGIIGSDKTDLTEQFILGAKLALELCRKYNIQYAVLTENSPSCGSNYIYDGSFSGTKIMGSGVVSALLQRMEIIVFSQHTVGQLRELISVSKAN; encoded by the coding sequence ATGGCCAAAATACTTGTTAGTTCCTGCCTTTTGAACTGCGCCGTGCGCTATGACGGTAGTAGTGTTGAGGCTTGTAGCGATGATTTTGAGTGGCTTGTGGACACTCAGGAAATTGTTTCCTTGTGTCCGGAAGTGGCGGCGGGATTGCCTATTCCGAGGGTGCCGGCTGAGATCTGTGGCGCTAATGGAACAGAGGTGTTAGATGGAACTGCCGGGATTATAGGTAGTGATAAAACAGATCTAACTGAGCAATTTATTCTGGGGGCCAAACTGGCTCTGGAATTATGCAGGAAATACAATATCCAGTATGCAGTACTTACGGAAAATAGTCCCTCTTGCGGAAGTAACTATATTTACGATGGCAGTTTTTCAGGGACAAAAATAATGGGTTCTGGTGTTGTATCTGCGCTTCTTCAAAGGATGGAAATAATAGTTTTTAGTCAACATACTGTTGGGCAACTTAGAGAATTGATAAGTGTATCCAAAGCGAACTAA
- a CDS encoding Ig-like domain-containing protein: MEGKFFKANSKFIKAALALAISSVFYGCSGGSGGGGEDPAPVDTTPPSLTLTPASGASIAATDTLLLDFSEAVALADVSLSGAIQEMGELSQVDQDTLILTPIVEWTEGLELSLTIAAQDAAGNQMAEVVAHYTVEGVAPSVVSVSPAQERLEKGGAITVQFSKSMDRDSLQISGSLLDDEYTLTWSQSRFNDDTLVIAPKSRWLSGQDRSLQLEAKDLAGLDIPAEQHNFTVPLYFENFDSAQVVIGQDNFSSTLTAINAKNLGEGPQGSAAVTDEGKLFLPDYTNNRVLIFNSIPTSNGVPANAALNKDSLDDGTGREFGSQPTNISFDSGKLLINYFSGPWDHSIYVYDTIPEDGRALPSAKLLKDSCQGNVFVYSSAMIAKGRVFAASSSMARVAVWDDLPSMENAAPDWLLGQSTLENCTANDREQDGSIQQPSARTLAMPGDVWSDGEKLAITDSENNRVLLWNSMPTSSFAPADIVLGQADFVSNESQPPSRKTLSLFGRGIWSNGIQLFVADSDNNRVLIWNQWPQENFAPADVVLGQGDFDRSAFNDSNQNGVTDEGELPSAATLKWPDGITAYEDKLIINDSGNNRFLIFQSR, encoded by the coding sequence GTGGAAGGCAAGTTTTTTAAAGCCAATAGCAAGTTTATCAAAGCCGCATTGGCGCTGGCGATCAGTTCCGTGTTTTACGGCTGCAGCGGAGGCAGTGGCGGTGGTGGTGAAGATCCTGCGCCTGTGGATACCACTCCGCCGAGCCTGACACTGACGCCCGCTAGCGGAGCCTCTATTGCAGCAACTGACACACTACTACTGGATTTTAGTGAAGCGGTGGCATTGGCGGATGTGTCCCTAAGTGGCGCTATTCAGGAAATGGGAGAGCTCTCTCAAGTCGATCAGGACACCCTGATCTTAACTCCGATTGTGGAGTGGACAGAGGGGCTAGAACTCTCCCTGACAATTGCCGCCCAGGATGCGGCCGGCAACCAGATGGCAGAGGTTGTCGCCCATTATACCGTGGAAGGAGTTGCCCCCTCTGTAGTCAGTGTATCCCCAGCACAGGAGCGCTTGGAGAAGGGTGGCGCAATCACGGTACAGTTTTCCAAGTCGATGGATCGCGACAGCCTGCAAATCAGCGGTTCCTTGCTGGATGATGAATACACTCTGACCTGGTCCCAGTCGCGCTTTAACGACGACACCTTGGTGATAGCTCCCAAGAGCCGCTGGCTGTCCGGGCAGGATCGCAGTCTGCAACTTGAAGCCAAAGACCTCGCTGGCCTGGATATCCCCGCTGAACAGCACAATTTTACTGTGCCATTGTACTTTGAGAATTTTGACAGTGCACAGGTCGTGATCGGCCAGGATAATTTTTCCAGTACTTTGACGGCCATCAATGCAAAAAATCTTGGTGAGGGCCCCCAGGGTTCCGCTGCCGTTACTGATGAGGGGAAGTTGTTCTTACCCGATTATACAAATAATCGGGTGTTAATTTTTAATTCGATCCCCACAAGCAATGGAGTGCCGGCTAATGCAGCGCTCAATAAAGATAGTCTCGACGATGGCACCGGGCGAGAGTTTGGTAGCCAGCCCACAAATATCAGTTTTGATAGCGGAAAACTTTTAATAAATTATTTTTCTGGCCCTTGGGACCACAGTATTTATGTTTACGATACTATTCCCGAAGATGGTCGGGCACTGCCTAGTGCCAAACTGCTGAAGGACAGCTGCCAGGGTAACGTCTTCGTATATTCCAGTGCGATGATTGCCAAGGGACGCGTATTCGCGGCCTCGTCGTCTATGGCTCGAGTGGCGGTATGGGATGACTTGCCCTCAATGGAAAATGCGGCACCGGATTGGCTGCTGGGCCAATCCACACTGGAAAACTGCACCGCTAACGACCGTGAGCAAGATGGCTCGATTCAGCAGCCCAGTGCTCGCACATTAGCTATGCCCGGAGATGTGTGGAGCGATGGAGAAAAGTTAGCCATCACCGACTCGGAAAATAACCGGGTACTTCTGTGGAACTCAATGCCTACTAGTAGCTTTGCTCCGGCGGATATAGTTCTGGGGCAAGCAGATTTTGTCAGTAATGAAAGCCAGCCCCCAAGTCGAAAAACCCTGAGTTTATTCGGACGGGGTATCTGGTCGAACGGTATTCAGCTATTTGTGGCGGACAGTGATAATAACCGAGTGTTGATCTGGAACCAGTGGCCACAGGAAAATTTCGCTCCGGCAGATGTTGTCTTGGGGCAGGGAGATTTTGATCGCAGTGCCTTCAACGACAGTAACCAAAATGGGGTTACTGACGAGGGGGAGTTGCCAAGTGCTGCTACGCTGAAATGGCCCGACGGTATTACCGCTTATGAAGATAAGTTGATTATCAACGACTCGGGCAATAACCGCTTTCTTATTTTCCAATCTCGCTAG
- the acs gene encoding acetate--CoA ligase gives MSEVHTRPVPPSFAGNALIGAEDYERMYRQSVESPEAFWAQQAKDFLQWDKPFTQVLEEDLHKGHTAWFSDGQLNVTVNCIDRHLANRGEQTAILWEGDDPADSKAISYQSLYENVCRLANLLKSRGVKKGDRVCIYMPMIPEAAYAMLACARIGAVHSVVFGGFSPVSLKDRILDSDCRLVITADEAVRGGKRVPLKANVDKALADCPNVHTTIVVKHTGTAVDWDSKRDIWYGESIREMEPDCAPEVMGAEDPLFILYTSGSTGKPKGVLHTTAGYLLMATMTFKYTFDYREGEVFWCTADVGWITGHSYIVYGPLCAGATSLMFEGVPTYPDASRFWQVVDKHQVNTFYTAPTAIRALMGAGDEFVKATDRSSLRLLGTVGEPINPEAWEWYYSVVGDERCPIVDTWWQTETGAQMITPLPGAMALKPGSATRPFFGVQPALLDSEGREIAGEGEGSLVIKKSWPSMIRDVYGNRQRMLDTYFSAFPGYYFTGDGARRDSDGYYWITGRIDDVLNVSGHRLGTAEIESALVLHNDTAEAAVVGYPHDIKGQGIYAFVMLKSGHEPSDELKAELIELCRKEIGPIAKPDFIQWAPALPKTRSGKIMRRILRKIACNELDNLGDVSTLADPTVVDALIDHRENR, from the coding sequence ATGTCTGAAGTGCATACCCGCCCAGTCCCCCCCAGTTTTGCCGGCAACGCGCTTATTGGCGCAGAGGATTACGAGAGAATGTACCGCCAGTCGGTGGAGAGTCCCGAGGCGTTTTGGGCGCAACAGGCCAAGGACTTTTTACAGTGGGATAAGCCGTTCACCCAGGTTCTCGAGGAGGATCTACACAAAGGCCATACTGCCTGGTTTTCCGATGGCCAGTTAAACGTAACTGTAAATTGTATCGATCGGCACCTGGCCAACAGGGGCGAGCAGACCGCAATTCTATGGGAAGGAGATGATCCTGCTGATAGTAAGGCAATCAGCTATCAGAGCCTATACGAAAACGTCTGCCGCTTGGCAAATCTGCTGAAATCCCGTGGTGTTAAAAAAGGGGATCGGGTGTGCATCTATATGCCGATGATCCCGGAGGCTGCCTACGCCATGCTCGCCTGTGCCCGTATCGGCGCTGTGCACTCGGTAGTATTTGGCGGCTTCTCCCCGGTATCCCTGAAAGATCGTATTCTCGATTCTGATTGCCGTCTGGTGATTACCGCTGATGAAGCGGTCCGCGGCGGCAAGCGAGTGCCCCTGAAAGCTAATGTGGATAAAGCGCTGGCGGACTGCCCCAATGTGCATACGACGATCGTAGTTAAACATACGGGCACAGCGGTGGACTGGGACAGTAAGCGGGATATCTGGTATGGCGAATCCATCCGGGAGATGGAACCTGACTGTGCGCCTGAAGTGATGGGTGCAGAGGATCCGCTGTTCATTCTGTATACCTCGGGCTCCACCGGAAAACCCAAAGGGGTTTTACACACCACCGCAGGCTACCTGCTGATGGCCACCATGACTTTCAAATATACATTTGATTATCGTGAGGGAGAGGTTTTCTGGTGCACCGCCGATGTGGGCTGGATCACTGGGCACAGCTATATCGTCTATGGACCGCTGTGCGCCGGAGCCACCAGCCTGATGTTTGAGGGCGTGCCCACTTACCCGGATGCTTCGCGCTTTTGGCAGGTTGTGGATAAGCATCAGGTCAATACCTTCTATACCGCCCCGACGGCGATTCGCGCTCTGATGGGGGCTGGTGATGAGTTTGTAAAAGCCACTGATCGCAGCTCCCTGCGACTTTTGGGCACTGTGGGTGAGCCCATAAACCCGGAGGCCTGGGAGTGGTATTACAGCGTGGTGGGCGATGAGCGCTGCCCAATTGTGGACACCTGGTGGCAGACTGAAACCGGTGCGCAGATGATCACTCCACTGCCTGGTGCCATGGCTCTGAAACCCGGGTCGGCAACCCGGCCCTTCTTTGGTGTACAGCCTGCTCTACTGGATAGTGAAGGCCGGGAGATTGCGGGTGAGGGTGAGGGCTCTCTGGTGATTAAAAAGAGCTGGCCTTCCATGATTCGGGATGTGTACGGCAATCGCCAGAGAATGCTGGATACTTATTTTTCCGCATTCCCCGGTTATTACTTTACTGGCGATGGCGCCCGCCGCGATAGTGACGGTTATTACTGGATCACAGGGCGTATTGACGATGTGTTAAATGTCTCTGGACACCGCCTGGGAACAGCAGAGATTGAGAGCGCTCTGGTACTGCACAATGATACGGCGGAGGCGGCGGTGGTAGGTTATCCCCACGATATCAAAGGGCAGGGAATCTATGCCTTTGTAATGCTTAAATCCGGCCATGAACCCAGTGATGAGCTGAAAGCAGAATTAATTGAGCTCTGCCGCAAGGAGATAGGACCAATTGCCAAGCCTGACTTTATCCAATGGGCGCCGGCACTGCCAAAAACCCGTTCCGGCAAAATCATGCGGCGTATCCTGAGAAAGATTGCCTGCAATGAGTTGGACAATCTGGGAGACGTTTCCACCCTTGCCGATCCCACTGTGGTTGACGCATTGATTGATCACCGCGAAAATCGCTGA
- a CDS encoding VOC family protein, with protein sequence MLDHIRLYVHSYERSRDFYQQALMPLGYQLVMEFDDWAGFGWADKAELWIRGGTSTTPQLHIAFRAEERQVVREFYRLALEAGGKGNGVPAVYEQYHPDYYAAYVLDPDGHNLEVVCHLPGDLQE encoded by the coding sequence ATGCTTGATCATATCCGTCTTTATGTGCACAGCTATGAGCGCAGCAGGGATTTCTATCAGCAGGCGCTGATGCCATTGGGATATCAATTGGTGATGGAGTTTGATGACTGGGCTGGCTTTGGATGGGCAGATAAAGCGGAACTCTGGATTCGTGGAGGGACCAGCACCACTCCACAATTGCATATCGCTTTTCGCGCTGAAGAGCGGCAAGTGGTCAGGGAGTTCTATCGCCTGGCCCTGGAGGCCGGAGGCAAGGGCAATGGTGTACCGGCTGTCTACGAACAATATCACCCGGATTATTACGCCGCCTACGTACTTGATCCCGATGGACATAACCTGGAAGTGGTGTGTCATTTACCGGGGGACTTACAGGAATAA
- a CDS encoding DUF6632 domain-containing protein — MNEATRAKYLPIALVVVGVLFILAIYPMMMWIWPEGWGWTPRQPEYEQMIIGIYVTLGVFLIRAAKNPAANASLIWFTIWSSLVHAVIMFVQALVDKTERINLMGDIPALFLIAAVLWYLMPRQEKPD; from the coding sequence ATGAATGAGGCAACCCGAGCAAAATACTTGCCAATAGCGCTGGTCGTTGTAGGAGTGCTTTTTATTCTGGCGATTTACCCGATGATGATGTGGATTTGGCCTGAAGGGTGGGGTTGGACCCCGCGGCAGCCGGAATACGAGCAAATGATTATTGGTATTTATGTCACCCTGGGGGTGTTTTTAATACGCGCTGCAAAAAATCCCGCCGCAAATGCCAGTTTAATTTGGTTCACTATATGGTCCAGCCTTGTACACGCCGTCATTATGTTTGTGCAGGCATTGGTGGATAAAACAGAGCGAATCAATTTGATGGGAGATATTCCCGCACTTTTTTTGATTGCCGCTGTGCTTTGGTACCTTATGCCCAGGCAGGAAAAACCTGATTGA